Below is a genomic region from Rosa chinensis cultivar Old Blush chromosome 5, RchiOBHm-V2, whole genome shotgun sequence.
gaaacgCCCCCGTTCTCTATGCCAATGTAATCTAGTTGAGGCTTAGTTTGGGAATGCTTCCTGGGCTGCTTTTGGTTTTGAGACCAAAAGCGCTTTTGAGTTTAATATAGGGTGTTTGATAAAATCCAAAAAAGCTGCTTTTGGTCCATTTTAGCTTCTTCCAACCGAGTTTATCAGAAGCTACAAATCGTAGCTTTTGAAAATGGCTTCTGCGGAAAGCTGAAAAAACACGGAGGTTCTAAAATTAAACCAGCATAATCATCTCTCATCTCCATATCTCGATCATCTCTCATCTTCATCTTTCTCAACCTTCTCCGACCATCGCCGCATGACCAGTCCCTCCGCCCTGCTGCTCTCCCTCACTGTTAGCAACAGTGCATCTTCTAGGCAACTCAAATATCTCCTTGAAAATACTACCCAATCCTCCCAACACTATGATCCAAACCACTTCTGGGCAACTCAAATATCCCTCATCGCTGATCTGACCCAAGCTTCCTATTCCATTGATGATTCCACTTTTGCATGCAATCTTTAGAACGACCAAATCCCAGAatgattataaaaaaaatcccaaaatcctaattgaaatcGTAGAAGTCTAGAACAATGCTCAAACGAATGCCCTTAAAGATACAATATTGATACAACATTGCAACATCTGAAAGATACCCACTAATCAGTGGAGCCCAAAGAACAAAAATTTGAGGGTGAAATCAAGAATGTGAAGAATGGGTTAATTCGGTGGagaatcaattttcataaaaaaTGGGAAAGAATTCTGGGtgggaaaaagaatgaatggaAGCTGGATGGATGATTGAATGATTTAAAGAAAAAGAcggatatgagagagagagaggaagagaagaaatggATATGAGAGTAGATGGATGATTGTTGATGCGAAAATGGTGAGGGAAGAAGCAGAAAGAAAGTGGATGATCTGATGATCATTAATCGTAAAGGAAAAGCCAAATAtattattggcttaattattaaaattaatttttgagatttttcaatcaattatGTTTCTTGATCATTAAggtaattatacccagccaAAGCATTTTTaccttgcaacttaccaaacacctataAATTACTTTtcgttctcacagcacttttaaaaacagtttaccaaacacctcagctgcttcctctcacagcacaacaatcccaaactatGCCTGAATCTGATAAGGACAACCTCATCGACATTCTCATCTTATGATGCGCAGGAAGGTCTTGGGTAGTATGTGATAACACCGATAAAGAGCCTGCCCTCACTTAGTTTGAGGTTAGTGAGTAGTTCATGCTTTACCACAGAAGTGACAGAACACACCATTATAAGAATTAACAACAGTCGGGTTTGCAAGCCAAGAGGCCGACTTTGTTTTGCTCGGCCAGCACCTTCTGCATGCAACTTGTTATCCACCTGGGGCTGTTCGCCCAAGTCTGAATTGCATTTAACCCAAAATCTTGATGTATGCAACCATGTCTTTATTTCTCTCAGTGAAAATATATGCCTCCAAGAATAAAACATATGGATCAAGTCACCGAGGATATTCAACTAATTTAAAGTGCCCAGAAAACTGTAAGTATTTAATTGGGCCAACACAAGAACATACAGTCTTGTTCTAAGTACTAATTACCAAGTGTAGACAACAAAGAAAGGCTCAGAATCAATAAGCATAAAAGTTGTAGTGACTAACAACACGAAGTCATCTATTTAATGTTCTACATGGATGTGTACGAAAAAGAGGAAACAACTGTAACATTTGATTTTCAGGGAAAGAAGAGGACCAAATATCATTACTGTGTACATATAGCAAACATATTACTCATCATCTTTGTACGGGTACTCCTCCGGAACTTGCTTCAGGAGTTTAACTTGcaactcaaatgcatcatcaccTCTAAGCATATCCCGGATCCAGGTGATTTCAGTTTTCATTGATACCTGATAATGGAATACAAGTAGCAGAACAACACTATTAAGGCAAAAAAGAGCAAGTGATAAAGTACAGTCTATGACCTCAAAGTAACATTTAGCCTTTCCACCAGCCTCTTAACTTTTTCAGTTTTCTACGAACCTCATCATAAAGTAACCTCCATCCTTAAGAACCATGTAGGTCTTCCCTCAAGCTACAGTATTATTTAAGGTCTTCTTACATGCTACAATAGTTGATAAGAGAATAGAAAGTAGATATTATTCCCTCCGCAAAAAGGAAAAACTTCCAATCCTTCCAAATATGTTTCTAGTTTTTTGTTAGTCTGGGTACCAATTTGGTGAAAGTTGAAAGTTCAAAGTTCAAAACAACTAATGAGCTACTTCAAGTACAAGGATTTGTTTCCTATGATATAGACTAACCACTGATTAAAAAGCTCAAGGCAGAAATTAATTTAAAGTGGACATTTGGAAAATCAGCGCAGCAGAAGAGATTACAAGTACAACTCACCATTTCTAAGGCACCTCTTACGACTCCACTTAAGATGTTACAGTAGTACAGTCCTTGACAAGTATCTGGAAGCTCAACAAAATCAACCAGAGGATTGTCCTCCAGAACAATACTGCAGCATGTTCCATCAGCATCCCAATTTGTAACAGATGCTGTGACCCCCAAGAACATTTTGAAGCCAATCTGAACCAAAGGATCAAGAGAATTATTAAGTAAAGAGGCCTACCTCAAAATTTTGCAGGGAATAAGTAAAAGAATAtgcaataaataaaaaatatgaagTTATTTTCTTCTGAACCGAACTGCTTAGCGACCACTACAGAAAATGTTTTAGATCTAGCGCAGCATGAAAGCCATACAG
It encodes:
- the LOC112201595 gene encoding trafficking protein particle complex subunit 3 — encoded protein: MPPVGPRSGDAIFANVERVNAELFTLTYGAIVRQLLTDLEEVEEVNKQLDQMGYNIGIRLIDEFLAKSNVSRCVDFKETAEVIAKIGFKMFLGVTASVTNWDADGTCCSIVLEDNPLVDFVELPDTCQGLYYCNILSGVVRGALEMVSMKTEITWIRDMLRGDDAFELQVKLLKQVPEEYPYKDDE